A stretch of Myceligenerans xiligouense DNA encodes these proteins:
- a CDS encoding type II toxin-antitoxin system RelE/ParE family toxin — MTAPSGRGFTTLEGWKSGRSGSPTDAGPQLGRPLVDRITGSQIHNLKELRPASTGRTEVRVLFVFDPWRSAILLVGGDKSGAWSAWYRGAIPQAEELYAMYLNEREEGDGKP, encoded by the coding sequence TTGACCGCACCGAGTGGTAGAGGATTTACTACACTCGAAGGATGGAAGAGTGGGAGATCCGGGTCACCGACCGACGCCGGGCCTCAGCTTGGCAGGCCGTTGGTCGACCGCATCACGGGCTCGCAGATCCACAACCTCAAGGAGTTGCGTCCCGCGTCGACAGGCCGTACCGAGGTACGGGTGCTGTTCGTGTTCGACCCGTGGCGATCGGCGATCCTACTCGTCGGTGGGGACAAGTCCGGCGCGTGGTCAGCGTGGTACCGCGGTGCGATCCCGCAAGCCGAGGAACTGTACGCGATGTACCTCAACGAACGCGAGGAAGGGGACGGAAAACCATGA
- a CDS encoding 5-(carboxyamino)imidazole ribonucleotide synthase produces MTSPVIAVVGGGQLARMMAPAAAELGVHLRVLVESPGTSAAQVVTDAPVGAASEEATIRALIAPPAGQARADVLTFEHEHVPNALLTDLIEHGTPVRPGPHALVAAQDKIVMRTRLGELGVPCPRWRTLPSTVDGGRAALTEFLAEVGGEAVVKLARGGYDGKGVRVVSGADQADDWLVAATEGGPPVLVEEKVPFRRELSALVARRPSGEVRTWPVVESIQRDGVCSEVIAPAPGLSDDVAAQAREIATAVAEGLDVTGVLAVELFEVPADPDGPTTVLVNELAMRPHNSGHWTIDGSVTSQFEQHLRAVLDLPLGSTDPVAPWTVMVNVLGSERESLTDALPELLARFDTARVNLYGKDIRPGRKLGHVNVSGADLDEVRAAARGAAALLMGDDDGRAASTGSREESAAPVVGPVETKESAL; encoded by the coding sequence GTGACATCCCCCGTGATCGCCGTCGTCGGCGGCGGACAGCTCGCCCGGATGATGGCCCCCGCAGCCGCAGAACTCGGAGTGCATCTCCGCGTCCTCGTCGAGAGCCCCGGCACCTCCGCCGCTCAGGTCGTGACCGACGCGCCGGTCGGTGCGGCGTCCGAGGAGGCCACGATCCGTGCCCTCATCGCCCCGCCCGCGGGTCAAGCCAGGGCCGACGTTCTCACCTTCGAGCACGAGCACGTGCCGAACGCCCTGCTCACCGACCTGATCGAGCACGGGACGCCGGTGCGTCCCGGGCCGCACGCCCTCGTCGCCGCGCAGGACAAGATCGTCATGCGCACGCGCCTCGGTGAGCTCGGTGTGCCGTGCCCGCGCTGGCGCACGCTGCCGTCCACGGTCGACGGGGGCAGGGCGGCGCTCACGGAGTTCCTGGCCGAGGTCGGCGGTGAGGCGGTCGTCAAGCTGGCCCGCGGCGGCTACGACGGCAAGGGCGTCCGCGTGGTCTCTGGTGCCGACCAGGCCGACGACTGGCTGGTCGCCGCCACGGAGGGCGGGCCCCCGGTGCTCGTCGAGGAGAAGGTCCCGTTCCGGCGGGAGTTGTCGGCGCTCGTCGCGCGCCGCCCGTCCGGCGAGGTCCGCACGTGGCCCGTCGTCGAGTCGATCCAGCGCGACGGCGTGTGTTCGGAGGTGATCGCCCCGGCGCCCGGCCTGTCCGACGACGTCGCCGCGCAGGCCCGCGAGATCGCCACCGCCGTCGCCGAAGGTCTCGACGTCACGGGCGTGCTCGCGGTGGAGCTGTTCGAGGTGCCGGCCGACCCGGACGGCCCGACGACGGTGCTGGTGAACGAGCTCGCGATGCGCCCGCACAACTCCGGCCACTGGACCATCGACGGGTCCGTGACGAGCCAGTTCGAGCAGCACCTGCGCGCCGTCCTGGACCTGCCGCTCGGTTCGACGGACCCGGTCGCGCCGTGGACCGTGATGGTGAACGTGCTCGGCTCCGAGCGCGAGTCCCTGACCGACGCGCTCCCGGAACTGCTCGCGCGCTTCGACACCGCCCGGGTCAACCTGTACGGCAAGGACATCCGCCCTGGCCGCAAGCTGGGTCACGTCAACGTGAGCGGCGCGGACCTCGACGAGGTGCGCGCCGCCGCCAGGGGAGCGGCGGCCCTGCTGATGGGGGACGACGACGGCCGGGCGGCCAGCACAGGTTCGAGGGAAGAGTCCGCCGCTCCCGTGGTCGGGCCCGTCGAGACGAAGGAGAGCGCACTGTGA
- the purE gene encoding 5-(carboxyamino)imidazole ribonucleotide mutase: MGSDSDWPVMRAAAEALAEFDVPVEVDVVSAHRMPTEMIDYGRTAAERGLRAIIAGAGGAAHLPGMLAAVTPLPVIGVPVPLKYLDGMDSLLSIVQMPAGVPVATVSIGGARNAGLLAARILASGTDEAAAALRDRMVSFQSDLRDLAHAKGEKLRASVAE, encoded by the coding sequence ATGGGGTCCGACTCCGACTGGCCCGTGATGCGGGCGGCGGCGGAAGCCCTCGCCGAGTTCGACGTCCCGGTCGAGGTCGACGTCGTCTCCGCGCACCGCATGCCGACGGAGATGATCGACTACGGCCGCACCGCCGCCGAGCGCGGTCTGCGGGCGATCATCGCGGGCGCGGGAGGGGCCGCTCACCTGCCCGGCATGCTCGCGGCCGTGACGCCGCTGCCGGTGATCGGCGTGCCCGTCCCGCTCAAGTACCTGGACGGCATGGACTCGCTCCTGTCGATCGTCCAGATGCCTGCGGGCGTGCCGGTCGCCACGGTGTCGATCGGCGGCGCCCGCAACGCGGGCCTGCTCGCGGCGCGCATCCTGGCCTCCGGCACGGACGAGGCCGCGGCGGCACTCCGCGACCGGATGGTGTCCTTCCAGTCCGACCTCCGCGACCTGGCCCACGCCAAGGGCGAGAAGCTCCGCGCGTCCGTAGCTGAGTAG
- a CDS encoding helix-turn-helix domain-containing protein, with translation MRRGIVDRLGEDALAEAHERTQAYIDGHRLAQRRTESGLTQQDVADRMGITKSRVSQIERGDVSTFAVIARYVEALGGTVQVTAVFGDDMYLLRGTHAA, from the coding sequence GTGCGGCGCGGCATCGTCGACCGGCTCGGCGAAGATGCGCTCGCCGAGGCGCACGAGCGCACACAGGCATACATCGACGGGCACAGGCTCGCGCAGCGCCGTACTGAGTCCGGGTTGACGCAGCAGGACGTCGCGGATCGGATGGGCATCACCAAGAGCCGTGTCTCGCAGATCGAACGTGGTGACGTCTCGACGTTCGCCGTGATCGCTCGCTACGTCGAGGCGCTTGGCGGCACTGTTCAGGTGACGGCAGTCTTCGGCGACGACATGTACCTTCTGCGAGGTACCCACGCCGCGTGA